TTGCTGTGTCGATCCAAGATGGCCTCCACAAATGAGCTCTCCAAAGATGAAGAAGTCTCGAAATCATTGTTTGTTTCACCTCGTAAGGTTGTTTCAATCTTATCAGATGCTCCAGAACCCTTATGTCCCATTCCGCGGAATTTAACCATGTTTCCATCACTAGTAAAATTGGTATTGGGTACCTCATTTTGCACTAGAACTGAAGGGCTGCTTGATGGAAAAACCCCGTGGAAGTTGCATTCGTTTTGTTGCTCTGGCTCGGCAGAAAGAAAGGGGTCTCCCAGAAGAAATTCACACCAACTGGAGGGAGAAGAGGGAGTGGCTAGAACTAGAGGTGGCTCACTAGTAGATAATGGTTGTGACGAGCTTAATTGCGTgacaatggaagaagaagatgatgaggaggaagaggaagaaggggaTAAGTCATTGAAGAAACTTGCTTGGATTGCATCAACTTGGGAATTATGAGCCAAGAGGTCCCATGAAGGATTGGGGGAGAAGGGATCAACTTGGAGCTGCTCTGTGATCAACATTGGCTTCATGACCATGGTGGCACTTGAACCAGGCCCTGTTATAACTGGGGAAGGTTCTGATTTTGAGATCAATGGGTTGTTGAAGTTCTTATTGAGGGAACCAATTCGGTTTTGAAGGTTAGAGTTGAGGCCACTGATGTTTCCGTAGTCTGAAAGTATTTGGGAAATGGGCTTATGGGTTACAGGATCTATTCCCATCTTGAAAAGCTTCTTCCTCAGCTTAGTGTTCCAGTAGTTTTTGACATCATTATCCGTTCTCCCAGGTAGCTCTCTTGCAATTAGAGACCACCTGCATTTCAGAACCAAAGGGTTGTGTTACAAAACCCTACAGCAAAAAAACAGGAGACACATAGACACGCACACGCGCGCAGACACACATATTGGCAGGAAAATAGAGAGAAAACAAACCTGCTACCGATAGCGCGATGAAGGTGAACAATGAGCTCTTCTTCTTGGGCTGTGAAGCTGTTGTGATTGAGGTCAGGTCTCAGATAGTTTGTCCACCTGAGCCTACAGCTCTTTCCACATCTGTTGAGTCCTGTACACATGCAGCTCAGATAAAGACATGGACATTACTAAATGTGTTGACAATGATGTATGTTTTCTAGACATTTTTTTAAAGGAATTTAGGATCTAAAAATCAAAGGGCATTGTGAAACAGGAACATTTCCAAGTAAAAATTGACCAGCTTTCTTGGGAACAAGTGTCCAGTTGCCAATTCCATGGTTGGCAATGTATGCTAGGATCTTTGCATCTTCCTCAGCTGTCCAGAGTCCCCTCTTTACATTTGATTTATCACAACATGGAGGTCTCACCATCTATGGATCAAtactgcgtgtgtgtgtgtgagagagagagag
This Malania oleifera isolate guangnan ecotype guangnan chromosome 11, ASM2987363v1, whole genome shotgun sequence DNA region includes the following protein-coding sequences:
- the LOC131167572 gene encoding transcription factor MYB35 — protein: MVRPPCCDKSNVKRGLWTAEEDAKILAYIANHGIGNWTLVPKKAGLNRCGKSCRLRWTNYLRPDLNHNSFTAQEEELIVHLHRAIGSRWSLIARELPGRTDNDVKNYWNTKLRKKLFKMGIDPVTHKPISQILSDYGNISGLNSNLQNRIGSLNKNFNNPLISKSEPSPVITGPGSSATMVMKPMLITEQLQVDPFSPNPSWDLLAHNSQVDAIQASFFNDLSPSSSSSSSSSSSIVTQLSSSQPLSTSEPPLVLATPSSPSSWCEFLLGDPFLSAEPEQQNECNFHGVFPSSSPSVLVQNEVPNTNFTSDGNMVKFRGMGHKGSGASDKIETTLRGETNNDFETSSSLESSFVEAILDRHSKMQMEFPEVLMDESFHF